The following coding sequences lie in one Candidatus Neomarinimicrobiota bacterium genomic window:
- a CDS encoding glycosyltransferase family 4 protein: MYKVAIVTRVLCHSSEYGSFKYLKSVVDFFKLTGFKVIYVYIGRTCGFNVGEFSKVYRECRVSPIEPFLPVYSYIICSLLNRIVKVGRFFRCKCVDRAVKFLVDIAPQSGIECGDRRVLNGREIDFVRRVIRKHRPQIVVADHTWMANIFDSDFTECLKVILTHDILFKRRRSFWSIGMESDCEVWDKDFEKALLQKGDVIVTIQDHERQVVKKLLPEKKVISVPYPVDVKLVKGRPKKDNIVIFVGSNADHNVISLQWYLREIWPKVLERIPDALMYVVGSIGSRKIFQNWGDKTVRFLGYVDDIDSYYEMSKVAVIPSIVSSGLKIKLVEALSYGVPCVASENALVGVGELKDEVVLCARDSKQFAGCVVDLLIDGELADRLKQNSIDYVRKNLTREVVFEPLREVIDDYLGAGGKGNG, translated from the coding sequence GTGTATAAGGTAGCCATAGTTACAAGGGTGTTGTGCCACAGCAGTGAATATGGGAGTTTTAAGTACCTCAAGAGTGTTGTAGATTTTTTTAAACTAACAGGTTTCAAGGTAATATATGTGTATATTGGAAGAACGTGCGGTTTCAATGTGGGTGAATTTTCGAAGGTCTACCGGGAGTGTAGGGTCAGTCCTATAGAGCCCTTTCTACCGGTTTACAGTTATATAATCTGCAGTTTGCTAAATAGGATTGTAAAAGTTGGGAGATTTTTCAGATGCAAGTGTGTGGATAGGGCGGTGAAATTTCTTGTTGATATTGCACCGCAGAGCGGTATAGAGTGTGGTGATCGCAGAGTATTGAATGGACGTGAGATAGATTTTGTGAGGAGAGTGATCAGGAAACATAGACCTCAAATTGTTGTTGCTGATCATACATGGATGGCCAATATATTTGATTCAGATTTCACCGAATGTTTGAAGGTTATATTAACGCATGATATTTTATTTAAGAGAAGAAGGTCGTTCTGGAGTATAGGTATGGAATCTGACTGTGAAGTTTGGGATAAGGATTTTGAGAAAGCTCTGCTTCAGAAGGGAGATGTCATAGTGACTATTCAAGACCACGAAAGGCAGGTTGTGAAGAAATTGTTGCCTGAAAAGAAGGTCATAAGTGTACCGTATCCTGTGGATGTAAAATTGGTAAAAGGAAGACCAAAGAAGGATAATATAGTTATTTTTGTTGGAAGCAATGCTGATCACAATGTTATAAGCCTTCAATGGTATCTTAGAGAGATTTGGCCAAAAGTATTAGAGAGAATTCCTGATGCATTGATGTATGTTGTCGGCAGCATTGGTAGCAGAAAAATTTTTCAGAATTGGGGTGATAAGACGGTAAGGTTCTTGGGATATGTTGATGATATCGATAGTTATTATGAGATGTCGAAAGTTGCTGTTATTCCATCTATTGTGAGTAGTGGTCTTAAGATAAAACTTGTGGAAGCCCTTTCGTACGGGGTTCCCTGTGTTGCAAGTGAAAATGCTCTTGTCGGAGTGGGAGAGCTTAAAGATGAGGTTGTACTCTGCGCCAGAGATAGCAAGCAGTTCGCAGGATGTGTTGTTGATTTGCTAATTGATGGGGAGTTGGCGGATAGGTTAAAGCAGAATTCAATTGATTAT
- a CDS encoding glycosyltransferase encodes MSGDVEYFISVVICTHNRAKFLRKVIDSLVRQSLSKGRYEIIVVDNNSTDNTREVVNSYSDVPNIRYVREAKIGLSHARNAGIKHSRGNIIAFIDDDAIATKKWLENILRVYTTVKPQPGVVGGEVLPIWSRKKPVWMNDRLERGLSTVKWSNRGFFITKNEWLVGANVCYLKKVLEECEGFDTQLGRKGKKLVSMEENLLRERAEQKGYRCYYEPSVRVYHYIPPERLKKGWFLKRNFYQGISEAILRVKNEKLGKRKILKIIAFNVKNTFLNCKNFLSLILPTDNPDRFFRKYFHYSRVGLIVGLIRKL; translated from the coding sequence ATGAGCGGTGATGTAGAGTATTTTATCTCTGTAGTAATTTGTACGCACAACAGGGCTAAGTTTCTCAGAAAAGTTATTGACAGTCTTGTGAGGCAAAGCCTTTCAAAGGGTAGGTATGAGATAATTGTCGTTGACAATAATTCTACAGATAACACCAGAGAGGTAGTGAATAGCTACAGTGATGTTCCGAATATAAGGTATGTGAGAGAAGCGAAGATAGGATTATCACACGCAAGGAATGCGGGTATAAAGCACTCAAGAGGGAATATAATTGCTTTTATTGATGATGATGCTATAGCAACTAAAAAATGGCTGGAGAATATATTGCGCGTTTATACTACGGTGAAACCGCAGCCTGGAGTGGTTGGAGGGGAGGTTTTACCCATATGGAGTAGAAAAAAGCCAGTTTGGATGAATGACAGATTAGAAAGGGGATTGTCGACAGTAAAGTGGTCCAATAGAGGATTCTTTATTACGAAAAATGAGTGGCTTGTAGGAGCGAATGTTTGTTACTTGAAAAAAGTGCTGGAAGAATGTGAGGGGTTTGATACACAGCTTGGAAGGAAGGGGAAGAAATTAGTATCGATGGAAGAGAACCTGTTAAGAGAGAGGGCTGAACAGAAAGGTTATAGGTGCTATTATGAGCCTTCAGTAAGGGTATATCATTATATACCACCGGAAAGGTTGAAGAAGGGATGGTTTCTTAAAAGGAATTTTTACCAGGGGATTTCTGAGGCTATTCTTCGTGTTAAGAATGAAAAGCTGGGAAAGAGGAAGATATTGAAGATTATCGCGTTTAACGTGAAGAATACTTTTCTTAATTGTAAGAATTTTCTTTCACTAATTTTGCCTACTGATAATCCGGATAGGTTTTTCAGAAAGTATTTTCATTATTCTAGGGTGGGATTGATAGTGGGTTTGATACGTAAACTATGA
- a CDS encoding glycosyltransferase family 2 protein — translation MKISVIMYDGGYRERFHIIDCLNNQTIDKDMYEILWVEHFDKVKPELERKENVKIIKLNRKPPLFISYCWNEGIKRSTGDLLVLIDGDVYIDNYFLEAVFEDHVKNEELVMYFYRLEEPKPLVPPRKLKPIDPEYLKEVCRLTNPVNYGGCLTVRKKWLFEVNGYEQFECFAGDVYAGGKELYTRFKNLGLHVKWNPRVMLYHPWHPVSYGLYGHSFEKGSFNFKLQHEVIRRRELSLETMPYKGIDPKYDREPEWWDDWMREHRATGEKKVVKRKALTAKARGLFSRILGRA, via the coding sequence ATGAAAATTTCGGTGATTATGTATGATGGAGGGTATAGAGAGAGGTTTCACATAATTGATTGTTTGAATAATCAGACGATTGATAAGGATATGTATGAGATATTATGGGTGGAGCATTTTGATAAAGTGAAGCCGGAGTTAGAGAGGAAAGAAAATGTGAAGATAATAAAGCTTAACCGTAAACCGCCATTGTTCATTTCGTATTGCTGGAATGAAGGGATAAAAAGGAGTACAGGTGATCTATTAGTCTTGATTGATGGGGATGTTTATATTGATAACTACTTTCTTGAGGCCGTTTTTGAAGATCATGTAAAGAATGAAGAGCTGGTCATGTATTTCTATAGACTTGAGGAACCAAAGCCTCTCGTTCCCCCTAGGAAGTTGAAGCCGATTGACCCGGAATATTTAAAGGAAGTGTGCAGGTTGACTAATCCTGTTAATTACGGTGGGTGTTTGACTGTTAGAAAGAAATGGTTGTTTGAGGTTAATGGGTATGAGCAGTTTGAGTGTTTTGCTGGCGATGTGTATGCGGGAGGTAAGGAGTTATATACAAGGTTTAAGAATCTTGGGTTGCATGTTAAATGGAATCCTAGGGTGATGTTGTATCATCCATGGCATCCGGTTTCTTATGGTCTGTATGGTCATAGTTTTGAAAAGGGCTCTTTTAATTTTAAGTTGCAGCATGAAGTCATAAGGCGGAGGGAGTTGTCTCTTGAAACTATGCCTTACAAGGGTATTGATCCCAAGTATGACAGGGAACCTGAATGGTGGGATGACTGGATGAGAGAACATAGGGCGACTGGTGAGAAAAAGGTGGTTAAGAGGAAAGCCCTTACCGCAAAAGCTCGGGGGCTTTTCAGTAGAATTTTGGGGAGAGCATGA
- a CDS encoding kinase, with protein MIIARTPVRVSLLGGGTDYPDFFRKYGGQTLGLTINKYSYVTVSRLERFFDYNIRVSYSITELVKTVDEIKHPSVRECLKFLNIEDGIEINYVGDLPSRTGLGSSSSFTVTLLHALHAFKGEFVTREQLAEEAVYVEQELIRERVGVQDQYACAIGGLLHLSIEKSGKVLPGPIPLGRERMREFRSHLMLFYTGLQRYASEVLEEQIENIKRERINNKLKILYELVSQGIEVLTNGNSILDFGDLLNTAWEIKRTLSSKITNPRIDEWYERAKRAGAIGGKLLGAGGGGFLLLFVPPEKRTFVRNALSDLREVNFDFEYDGSRIIFYNPS; from the coding sequence ATGATAATAGCAAGAACCCCTGTGAGAGTGAGCTTGCTGGGAGGAGGCACAGATTATCCTGATTTTTTTAGAAAGTACGGGGGGCAGACGCTTGGTTTGACCATTAACAAGTATTCTTATGTGACTGTTAGCAGGCTTGAGAGATTCTTTGATTACAATATAAGGGTTAGCTACTCCATTACGGAGCTTGTAAAGACTGTGGATGAAATCAAGCATCCTTCAGTTAGGGAGTGCCTGAAATTTTTGAACATAGAGGATGGTATTGAAATTAATTATGTAGGGGATTTACCTTCAAGAACGGGTTTAGGGTCTTCTTCCTCTTTTACCGTGACGTTATTGCATGCTCTACATGCTTTTAAAGGGGAATTTGTTACCAGAGAACAACTGGCAGAGGAAGCAGTCTACGTTGAGCAGGAGTTAATAAGAGAGAGAGTAGGGGTTCAGGACCAGTATGCGTGTGCGATAGGAGGGCTGTTACACCTCTCTATAGAGAAGAGTGGGAAAGTGTTGCCAGGTCCAATTCCGCTCGGTAGAGAGAGGATGAGGGAGTTTAGAAGCCATCTGATGCTGTTTTATACAGGGTTGCAGAGGTATGCAAGTGAGGTACTGGAGGAGCAGATTGAAAATATTAAGAGAGAAAGGATTAACAATAAGTTGAAGATTTTATATGAGTTAGTCAGTCAGGGTATTGAGGTACTAACCAATGGAAATAGTATCCTTGACTTTGGTGATTTGTTGAATACGGCCTGGGAGATAAAAAGAACTCTGTCCAGTAAAATAACGAACCCCAGGATAGATGAATGGTATGAGAGGGCTAAAAGGGCGGGAGCGATTGGAGGAAAACTTTTAGGTGCGGGGGGTGGAGGATTTTTGCTTCTGTTCGTGCCTCCTGAGAAAAGAACGTTTGTAAGAAACGCGCTGTCCGATTTGAGAGAAGTAAATTTTGATTTTGAGTATGATGGTTCAAGGATAATATTTTATAATCCATCGTGA
- a CDS encoding NTP transferase domain-containing protein: MDIVVLAGGKGTRLRRFFPGIPKILVEIKGKSILDRQIENLTSRGFERIFLSLGYLSERVIGYLHDRGLIDKIICYVEKIPMGTGGAIPHIYREYGLKEPFFVLNGDTLLKIDYREVLKFHCQKASDITVIVKREEGLRDISSVELDEDNKVLSFEEKVGDKNSFINAGCYCITFNRVKELFDKNCLSIEYDIIPLAVKSGKRVYGFEIAAGFYDFGTVEKIKRYSALIDK; this comes from the coding sequence ATGGATATAGTAGTTTTAGCTGGTGGCAAGGGGACTCGCTTGCGGAGATTTTTCCCGGGCATTCCGAAAATTCTTGTGGAGATTAAGGGGAAAAGTATTCTGGATAGACAGATAGAGAACCTTACCAGCAGAGGTTTTGAGAGGATATTTCTTTCCCTCGGTTATTTGTCGGAAAGGGTTATTGGTTATCTGCATGATAGAGGACTGATTGATAAAATTATCTGTTACGTAGAGAAGATACCAATGGGGACAGGGGGAGCAATACCTCATATATACAGGGAGTACGGTTTAAAAGAACCTTTCTTTGTTCTAAATGGTGATACGTTACTGAAGATTGATTACAGGGAAGTTCTGAAATTCCATTGTCAAAAAGCTTCTGATATTACCGTGATTGTCAAAAGGGAGGAGGGTTTGAGAGATATTAGTTCAGTTGAGCTGGATGAAGATAATAAAGTTTTAAGCTTTGAGGAAAAAGTTGGAGATAAGAACTCTTTTATAAATGCTGGATGTTATTGTATCACTTTTAACAGAGTAAAGGAGCTGTTTGATAAGAACTGTCTGTCGATAGAGTATGATATTATTCCCTTGGCTGTTAAAAGTGGTAAGAGAGTGTATGGTTTTGAAATAGCAGCAGGTTTTTATGATTTTGGGACGGTAGAAAAGATAAAAAGATATTCTGCCTTAATAGATAAGTGA
- a CDS encoding NAD(P)-dependent oxidoreductase, which translates to MKVLVTGGAGYIGSVLVGKLLDKGWEVHVVDNLMYKQTSLLAYASRDNFYFYYGDVRDKRIFKPMIKKFDVIIPLAALVGMPACERSPHDAWSINRDAIIMLDKMRSKSQIMIFPNTNSGYGTTTGDIYCDENTPLNPISIYGRSKVEAEKSLLDSGNVAVFRLATVFGYSPRMRLDLLVNDFTYRAMKDGYIIIYQPHFKRNYVHILDVCDCFLYCIENFDLMKNEVYNLGLDDANLSKAELAEIIKQHIPNFVYKFAEIGEDPDKRNYIVSNEKIKQAGFTAKVSINDGIEELKRVYNILIKIDNFCRNA; encoded by the coding sequence GTGAAGGTTTTAGTAACAGGTGGAGCGGGTTATATTGGCTCTGTCCTTGTTGGGAAGTTGTTAGATAAAGGTTGGGAAGTCCATGTTGTAGACAATTTGATGTATAAGCAGACGAGTCTTCTTGCTTATGCTTCTCGGGATAATTTTTACTTTTATTATGGTGATGTGCGAGATAAGAGGATTTTCAAACCAATGATAAAGAAGTTTGATGTGATAATTCCGCTTGCTGCTCTGGTAGGAATGCCGGCGTGTGAGAGAAGTCCACATGATGCGTGGAGTATAAACAGGGATGCTATTATTATGCTCGACAAAATGAGGAGTAAGAGCCAGATAATGATTTTCCCTAACACGAATAGTGGGTATGGTACTACTACTGGAGATATATATTGTGATGAGAATACCCCTTTGAATCCCATCAGTATCTATGGGAGATCAAAAGTGGAGGCTGAGAAATCGCTTCTTGATAGCGGTAATGTGGCAGTATTTAGGCTTGCAACGGTTTTTGGATATTCCCCCCGCATGAGGTTGGATTTGCTTGTCAATGATTTTACTTATAGAGCGATGAAAGATGGTTATATAATAATTTATCAGCCTCACTTTAAGAGAAACTACGTGCATATTTTAGATGTTTGTGATTGTTTCCTGTATTGTATCGAGAATTTTGATCTGATGAAAAATGAGGTTTACAATCTGGGGCTTGATGATGCGAATCTATCGAAGGCAGAACTGGCAGAGATTATAAAACAACATATACCGAATTTTGTGTATAAGTTTGCTGAGATAGGCGAGGATCCGGACAAGAGAAATTATATTGTATCTAATGAGAAAATAAAACAAGCCGGGTTTACCGCGAAGGTAAGTATCAATGATGGTATAGAGGAGTTGAAAAGAGTTTACAATATACTTATTAAGATTGATAATTTTTGCAGGAATGCGTAG
- a CDS encoding sulfotransferase domain-containing protein, protein MSRNLLKEFKNFVSKYRIIMFIDESLEPVFVVERGECRYKVAIISLPKAGTYLLAELLKSLGLVSTGLHVTADGSGFTDYRFISLEKGRRNYRNYVYKMPFDEVVERVRPCQFVVGHFHYNDYIKRCLQDFKKIFIVRELRHCLISHMRFLKDTGREDLSHFTWHKEQDKKNMMVAYLREFGRIFSDTWAFPLMGWMKCDDVLVLRFEEILEMEEMPEGILTKLGRFLGLGDRKIDPDKFLFRGTLTWSGKLSSLDEYWSEEAENYFRQLGLYEVNTYFGY, encoded by the coding sequence GTGAGTAGAAATTTGTTGAAGGAGTTTAAGAATTTCGTTTCGAAGTATAGGATTATAATGTTTATAGATGAGAGTCTAGAGCCTGTTTTTGTTGTTGAGAGAGGGGAATGTAGATATAAAGTAGCAATCATATCCCTTCCTAAAGCCGGGACATACTTGTTGGCTGAGCTGCTAAAGAGTTTGGGTTTGGTAAGCACGGGATTGCATGTAACTGCTGATGGTTCTGGGTTCACGGATTATAGATTTATATCACTGGAGAAAGGACGTAGGAACTATAGAAATTACGTTTATAAAATGCCTTTTGATGAAGTGGTAGAAAGGGTGAGACCATGTCAATTTGTCGTAGGACATTTTCATTATAACGATTATATCAAGAGATGTTTGCAGGACTTCAAAAAAATTTTTATAGTGAGAGAGCTGCGTCACTGTTTGATATCGCATATGAGGTTTCTAAAGGATACGGGTAGAGAGGACTTAAGTCATTTTACCTGGCACAAGGAGCAGGATAAAAAAAATATGATGGTGGCTTATTTGAGGGAATTTGGCAGGATATTTTCTGATACCTGGGCTTTTCCGCTTATGGGGTGGATGAAGTGTGATGATGTATTGGTTTTGAGGTTTGAGGAAATTCTGGAGATGGAAGAGATGCCGGAAGGGATACTAACGAAGTTAGGGAGATTTCTGGGACTTGGAGATAGGAAAATTGATCCCGATAAGTTCTTATTTCGAGGAACATTAACATGGTCTGGAAAGTTGTCGAGTCTGGATGAGTATTGGTCTGAGGAGGCGGAGAATTATTTCAGACAACTGGGTTTATATGAAGTAAACACATATTTTGGGTACTGA
- a CDS encoding FkbM family methyltransferase has product MLRTIFNKILSSGVKGEPQKFIADMNCWVMGRRLIDFVDFDDIKLFMYKNDNIYDNFIDDRRKNYPLREFLRGVREKGYPRPEINRDTISAIQSCRHLIYLIMKHLWDVGEEFTVLDVGCHVGLFGLKLASVIREFGKDNEVICFDIGEASELMPYNIKVNGLEKWVTFEKLAISDVSGPAIVYARQGHTDTNNIIWKLDDSYSYLAEGITISEYIKEHKLSGPFMIKLDVEGLEFEIIEEIKSLIDSDIVVLIFEFSSERVRDKDFFYSIFGYLFRNYYLFDIYYVLSPSMAVPICEADENSFFKDVLQRPYRYTDVLGIPKKLDGVKRLGEGLESLETLERTYKI; this is encoded by the coding sequence ATGTTAAGAACAATTTTCAATAAAATATTGAGTTCGGGTGTTAAAGGAGAACCCCAAAAATTTATAGCTGACATGAATTGTTGGGTGATGGGACGCAGGTTAATTGATTTTGTGGATTTTGATGACATTAAACTATTCATGTACAAGAATGATAACATTTATGACAATTTCATAGATGATAGGAGAAAGAATTATCCTTTGAGGGAGTTTCTGAGAGGGGTTAGAGAGAAGGGATATCCCAGACCGGAAATAAATAGGGATACTATATCTGCTATCCAAAGTTGTAGACACCTGATATATTTGATTATGAAGCACTTGTGGGATGTCGGTGAAGAGTTTACGGTACTGGATGTAGGATGTCATGTAGGGCTTTTTGGTCTCAAGCTGGCCAGTGTAATCAGGGAGTTTGGTAAGGATAACGAAGTGATTTGTTTTGATATTGGGGAGGCAAGCGAGTTGATGCCGTATAATATAAAGGTGAATGGGTTAGAGAAATGGGTGACTTTTGAAAAATTGGCTATTTCGGATGTTTCCGGGCCGGCTATTGTGTATGCAAGGCAGGGGCATACGGATACGAACAATATTATCTGGAAATTGGATGATTCGTATAGTTATCTGGCGGAAGGGATAACTATAAGTGAGTATATTAAGGAGCATAAACTATCGGGTCCATTTATGATAAAGCTGGATGTTGAGGGATTAGAGTTCGAGATCATAGAGGAGATAAAATCTTTGATAGATAGTGATATTGTAGTCCTCATCTTTGAGTTTAGCTCTGAGCGCGTAAGAGATAAGGATTTTTTTTATAGTATTTTTGGTTACCTATTTAGAAACTACTATCTGTTTGACATTTATTACGTTTTATCTCCAAGTATGGCTGTTCCAATTTGTGAAGCGGACGAAAATAGCTTTTTTAAGGATGTATTGCAACGCCCTTATAGATATACGGATGTATTGGGAATTCCTAAAAAGCTGGACGGTGTTAAGAGATTGGGTGAGGGGCTGGAGTCTCTTGAGACTTTAGAGAGAACATATAAAATATAG
- a CDS encoding SDR family oxidoreductase, translating into MKVAVIGAKGFVGSAFTRLLRGKEGYDLFEITRDNYEKYKGYYDIVVYAASNSRKYIADENPLEDFEMSVLNRMKAILDYRAGLQIHISSVDVYEELDDPEKTTEEHHIDVSRNSNYGFHKYVEEQFIQHYSKKWLIFRLAGMVGPGLKKNPVYDILNDRPIRIHPESRYQYIDTDSVARIVWEIFEKGFVNEIYNVCGDGLISPVEIARLAGKAVNLEMVSTDMKPRIVDVCIEKIKSVCEVPMTYDVVKEFVLG; encoded by the coding sequence ATGAAAGTTGCTGTTATAGGTGCTAAAGGATTTGTTGGTTCTGCTTTCACGAGGTTGCTAAGGGGGAAAGAAGGATACGATCTGTTTGAAATAACCCGGGATAACTATGAGAAATATAAAGGGTATTATGATATTGTAGTTTATGCCGCGAGTAACTCAAGGAAGTATATTGCTGATGAGAACCCTCTGGAGGATTTTGAGATGTCTGTTCTGAACAGAATGAAGGCTATACTTGATTACAGAGCTGGTTTGCAGATACATATATCAAGCGTGGATGTTTATGAAGAGCTGGATGACCCTGAGAAAACAACGGAAGAGCATCATATTGATGTGTCCAGGAATTCGAACTATGGGTTTCATAAGTATGTTGAGGAGCAGTTTATTCAGCATTACTCGAAAAAGTGGCTTATTTTCAGGCTTGCAGGGATGGTTGGCCCGGGATTAAAGAAGAATCCTGTGTATGATATTTTGAACGATAGACCCATAAGGATTCATCCTGAGTCTCGTTATCAGTATATAGATACTGATTCTGTTGCGAGAATAGTGTGGGAAATATTTGAGAAAGGGTTTGTGAATGAAATCTATAATGTCTGTGGTGATGGATTAATTTCCCCTGTCGAGATTGCTAGACTTGCAGGTAAAGCTGTAAATCTTGAAATGGTTTCTACGGATATGAAACCAAGGATTGTTGATGTGTGCATAGAGAAAATAAAGAGTGTTTGCGAAGTCCCAATGACATATGATGTTGTAAAGGAATTTGTTTTGGGGTAA
- a CDS encoding GDP-L-fucose synthase has product MNYLGGKKILITGATGFVGKNLVRELFNRGQDLLTPTRKDYDLMVQEEVRRMFRELKPEVVFHLAGMVGGILANKESPAEFFYNNILLNTMVIHEAYLSGVEKLITLIGGCSYPANAPSPISEDELFNGYPQPESAPYSLAKAMSVVQAQAYRKQYGFNAIVLVPGNLYGPYDNFELESSHVIPALIRKFHEAKVNGKKKVTVWGTGKPIRDFIYIEDACKVIVRAAEIYNEPDIINVSSGEGISIAELVNLVAEVVGFDGEIVWDRSKPDGQMIKIFDVKKMKAKLGEFDFVSLKEGLKKTYQWYLENLD; this is encoded by the coding sequence ATGAACTATTTAGGGGGTAAAAAAATTTTAATAACGGGGGCAACCGGTTTTGTCGGCAAGAATCTTGTTAGGGAATTGTTCAATAGAGGACAGGATTTATTGACACCTACTAGGAAGGATTACGACCTGATGGTGCAGGAAGAGGTTAGGAGGATGTTCAGGGAGTTAAAGCCTGAAGTTGTTTTTCATCTTGCTGGCATGGTTGGTGGTATTCTTGCAAATAAAGAGAGCCCCGCGGAGTTCTTTTATAATAATATTTTGTTAAATACCATGGTTATACATGAAGCTTATCTATCCGGTGTTGAGAAGCTCATTACTTTGATTGGAGGTTGTAGTTATCCTGCGAATGCCCCGAGCCCAATTTCAGAGGATGAGCTATTCAATGGATATCCTCAACCTGAGAGTGCTCCGTATTCGCTGGCAAAAGCCATGTCTGTAGTGCAGGCTCAGGCTTACAGAAAGCAGTATGGATTTAATGCAATTGTACTTGTGCCTGGGAACTTGTATGGACCTTATGATAATTTCGAGCTCGAGAGCTCGCATGTTATTCCTGCACTAATAAGAAAATTCCATGAAGCTAAAGTGAATGGGAAAAAGAAAGTGACTGTTTGGGGGACAGGAAAGCCAATACGTGATTTTATTTATATTGAGGATGCGTGTAAAGTTATTGTACGCGCTGCGGAAATATACAATGAGCCTGATATTATAAATGTGTCGTCAGGGGAAGGGATTTCAATTGCTGAACTGGTTAATCTTGTAGCTGAAGTCGTGGGTTTTGACGGGGAGATAGTGTGGGACCGGTCAAAGCCAGATGGGCAGATGATTAAGATTTTTGATGTGAAAAAAATGAAAGCAAAACTTGGAGAATTTGATTTTGTATCACTTAAGGAGGGGCTCAAGAAAACTTATCAGTGGTATCTGGAGAATTTGGATTAG
- a CDS encoding methyltransferase domain-containing protein has product MKIFTKIAHFLRGIFHLNSIENKIDNIEKQLEQISNRLDEKLRQINGKLDDQLGRIHAELDEINAYHVLLNEKFNLYIKLINKTNNILPQNRVHLITEYPFAFYSDDYKYPRGAKNDNTHCLRFVKKCEEIFGRKISYLDLGCAGGGLVFDFLARDHFAVGLEGSDYPSKNLSGEWSVIDDYLFNCDITKEFKITDAKTGQIYRFDVIGFWEVFEHIPEEFLPQLMTNIKNHLKKDGLLTASIAVFRDEDKELGAVYHVNVKDREWWEKFFKSSGFELVDGLFEVEDFPRGSGNRRRVSDWSAIENPEMGFHIVAKLKKG; this is encoded by the coding sequence ATGAAGATATTTACAAAGATTGCACACTTTTTAAGAGGCATTTTTCATTTGAATAGCATTGAGAATAAAATAGATAATATTGAAAAACAATTGGAACAAATTAGTAATAGATTGGATGAAAAGTTAAGACAGATTAATGGTAAATTGGATGATCAGTTAGGACGGATTCATGCTGAATTGGATGAAATAAATGCTTATCATGTATTGTTAAATGAAAAATTTAATCTATATATTAAACTTATAAATAAAACTAATAATATATTACCTCAGAATAGAGTTCATTTGATTACTGAATATCCATTTGCATTTTATAGTGATGATTATAAATATCCGCGTGGGGCTAAAAATGATAATACTCATTGTCTAAGATTTGTTAAAAAATGTGAAGAAATTTTTGGTAGGAAAATAAGTTATCTTGATTTGGGATGTGCTGGAGGGGGCTTGGTTTTTGATTTTTTGGCCAGAGATCACTTTGCGGTAGGACTTGAAGGAAGTGATTATCCGTCAAAAAATCTAAGTGGAGAATGGAGTGTAATTGATGATTATTTATTTAATTGTGATATAACCAAAGAATTTAAAATAACGGATGCAAAAACGGGGCAGATTTATAGATTTGATGTTATAGGGTTCTGGGAGGTGTTTGAGCACATACCTGAGGAATTTCTGCCACAGTTGATGACAAATATAAAAAATCATTTAAAGAAGGATGGTTTGTTGACTGCTTCCATAGCTGTGTTTCGGGATGAGGACAAGGAGCTGGGTGCGGTTTATCATGTTAATGTGAAGGATAGGGAGTGGTGGGAGAAATTTTTCAAGAGCAGTGGTTTTGAGCTTGTGGATGGTCTTTTTGAAGTAGAGGATTTTCCTCGTGGTTCTGGAAATAGGAGAAGAGTCAGTGACTGGTCAGCTATTGAGAACCCCGAAATGGGGTTTCATATAGTAGCAAAGCTTAAAAAGGGGTAG